From a single Paraburkholderia edwinii genomic region:
- a CDS encoding ABC transporter ATP-binding protein — protein sequence MSEISLQHVTKRFGDIVAVDQVSIDVKEGEFVVLLGPSGAGKTTTLRLIAGLERPDEGAIFIDGEAATDMHPADRDVAFIFQQYSLYPHLTVAGNLAFPLRSPRRRLSEAEVSARVQEVAQLLHIESKLGNMATRLSGGEMQRVAIGRALVRRPKVFLMDEPLSSLDAKLREELRIELKRLHRTIGATIVYVTHDQVEATTLADRIGILEHGRVVQMGTPREVYGNPASLSAAQRLGSPPINVLPAALFDSNAIPHGTATVAIRPEDIVLHAPDARDGISLRVLEYSPLRHLLILDREGIPIVATTMTERNFAPGQTVGASLPPRSLLYFRSDGRRIPA from the coding sequence ATGTCTGAGATCAGCCTGCAGCACGTAACGAAGCGCTTCGGCGATATCGTGGCGGTGGATCAGGTGTCGATCGACGTGAAGGAGGGCGAGTTCGTCGTGCTGCTCGGGCCGAGCGGCGCAGGCAAGACGACTACGCTGCGGCTGATCGCCGGACTCGAACGGCCCGACGAAGGCGCCATTTTCATCGATGGCGAAGCGGCGACCGATATGCACCCCGCCGATCGCGATGTCGCGTTTATTTTCCAGCAATATTCGCTGTATCCGCATCTGACCGTCGCGGGCAATCTCGCCTTTCCATTGCGTTCGCCGCGGCGGCGCCTGAGCGAGGCGGAAGTGAGCGCGCGCGTGCAGGAAGTGGCCCAGCTACTGCACATCGAGTCCAAGCTTGGCAACATGGCGACGCGTCTGTCGGGCGGTGAAATGCAGCGCGTGGCGATCGGGCGCGCGCTGGTGCGCCGGCCGAAAGTGTTTTTGATGGACGAGCCGTTGTCGTCGCTCGACGCGAAGCTGCGCGAGGAACTGCGGATCGAGCTGAAGCGGCTGCATCGTACGATCGGGGCGACGATCGTCTATGTGACGCACGACCAGGTCGAGGCGACGACGCTTGCCGATCGTATCGGCATACTCGAACACGGCCGCGTGGTGCAGATGGGCACGCCACGCGAAGTGTATGGCAATCCCGCTTCGCTCAGCGCGGCGCAGCGCCTCGGCTCTCCGCCGATCAACGTGCTGCCGGCCGCGCTGTTCGATTCCAACGCGATTCCGCACGGCACGGCGACGGTCGCGATCCGCCCGGAAGATATCGTTCTCCACGCACCCGATGCGCGCGATGGGATCAGCCTGCGCGTGCTCGAATATTCACCGCTTCGGCATCTGCTGATTCTCGATCGAGAAGGAATCCCGATCGTCGCGACGACGATGACCGAACGCAATTTCGCGCCGGGACAAACGGTCGGCGCATCGCTGCCGCCGCGCAGCCTGCTCTATTTCCGCTCCGACGGCAGGAGGATTCCGGCATGA
- the dhaK gene encoding dihydroxyacetone kinase subunit DhaK, with product MKKFINQVDDFLAESLAGFAAAHSDLVVLNHEPVFVRRKTLKPGKVALISGGGSGHEPLHSGFVGYGMLDAACPGQVFTSPTPDQMMAAAKAVDTGAGALFIVKNYSGDVMNFEMASEMSDLPNARVLINDDVAVENSSYTTGRRGVAGAVIVEKLVGSLAESGADLEQCKAFGDRINKHTATMGVAFSSCTVPAAGTLTFKIGDDEIEVGVGIHGEPGRRRARFAAADAIAEELLRAIVADLKPKADAELLVLINGLGGTPLGELYLLFNSTRLWLQERALKIARVQVGSLTTSLEMAGASITLCVLDEEMTRHWDSPVHTPSLRWGL from the coding sequence ATGAAGAAATTCATCAACCAGGTCGACGACTTTCTCGCTGAGAGTCTGGCCGGTTTCGCTGCCGCGCATAGTGATCTTGTCGTCCTCAATCACGAGCCGGTTTTCGTGCGACGCAAGACGCTGAAGCCGGGCAAGGTCGCGCTGATCTCGGGCGGCGGGTCGGGGCACGAGCCGCTGCATAGCGGCTTCGTCGGCTACGGGATGCTCGATGCCGCATGCCCTGGCCAGGTCTTCACATCGCCCACACCCGATCAGATGATGGCGGCGGCAAAAGCCGTGGATACGGGGGCGGGCGCGCTGTTTATCGTGAAGAACTATTCGGGCGATGTGATGAATTTCGAAATGGCGTCGGAGATGTCGGATTTGCCGAACGCGAGGGTGTTGATCAACGACGACGTCGCCGTCGAAAACTCCAGTTACACGACAGGCCGGCGCGGCGTGGCTGGCGCCGTTATCGTGGAGAAACTGGTGGGAAGCCTCGCCGAAAGCGGTGCCGATCTCGAACAGTGCAAAGCGTTCGGCGACCGGATCAACAAGCACACCGCGACCATGGGCGTTGCGTTCTCGAGTTGCACGGTGCCCGCAGCGGGGACACTGACGTTCAAGATCGGCGACGATGAAATCGAAGTCGGCGTCGGCATTCATGGCGAGCCGGGGCGGCGGCGTGCGCGTTTTGCCGCGGCGGATGCGATAGCAGAAGAACTGCTGCGCGCGATCGTCGCCGATCTGAAGCCGAAGGCCGACGCCGAATTGCTGGTACTGATCAACGGCCTGGGCGGCACGCCGCTCGGCGAACTCTATCTGCTGTTCAACTCCACGCGCTTATGGCTGCAGGAACGCGCCTTGAAAATCGCGCGGGTGCAGGTCGGTTCGCTGACGACTTCGCTGGAAATGGCCGGTGCGTCGATTACCTTGTGTGTGCTGGACGAGGAAATGACACGGCACTGGGATAGCCCGGTGCACACGCCGTCGCTGCGGTGGGGTCTGTAG
- a CDS encoding carbohydrate ABC transporter permease: MTDLALQQSVVAASPRGKTFAAVVVIAYALIAVMPIVWIILTSFKTQEDAIAYPPVVVFQPSMEGYVNLFTIRSRQTPEFIASLPPAETWYDRDVRKRNMVIAGPSKVVPRFINSLVIGFGSTFLAVFLGTLAAYAFSRFKVPMADDLLFFILSTRMMPPIAVAIPIYLMYRALGLADSYLGMIVLYTAVNVSLAVWLLKGFIDEIPREYEEAALVDGYTRLQAFIKVVLPQAITGIAATAIFCLIFAWNEYAFALLLTSGDAQTMPPFIPFIIGEGGQDWPAVAAATTLFVLPILFFTVVLRKHLLRGITFGAVRK, encoded by the coding sequence ATGACCGACCTTGCCCTTCAACAATCTGTCGTGGCCGCTTCGCCGCGCGGCAAGACTTTCGCCGCCGTCGTCGTGATCGCGTATGCGCTGATCGCGGTCATGCCGATCGTGTGGATCATCCTGACAAGCTTCAAGACGCAGGAGGACGCGATTGCGTACCCGCCCGTCGTGGTGTTCCAGCCGTCGATGGAAGGCTACGTGAATCTGTTCACCATCCGTTCCCGGCAGACGCCCGAATTCATCGCGAGTCTGCCGCCCGCGGAAACGTGGTACGACCGCGACGTGCGCAAGCGCAACATGGTGATTGCCGGCCCGTCGAAGGTGGTGCCGCGTTTTATCAATTCGCTTGTGATCGGCTTCGGCTCGACGTTTCTCGCTGTATTTCTGGGCACGCTTGCGGCCTACGCATTCTCGCGCTTCAAGGTGCCGATGGCCGACGACCTGCTGTTTTTCATTCTGTCGACGCGGATGATGCCGCCCATCGCGGTCGCGATTCCCATCTATCTGATGTACCGCGCGCTCGGTCTGGCGGACAGCTATCTGGGCATGATCGTGCTGTACACGGCCGTGAACGTTTCGCTCGCCGTATGGTTGCTCAAGGGCTTCATCGACGAGATCCCGCGCGAATACGAAGAAGCCGCGCTCGTCGACGGCTACACGCGTCTGCAGGCGTTTATCAAAGTGGTTCTGCCGCAGGCGATTACCGGCATCGCCGCCACCGCGATTTTCTGTCTGATCTTCGCGTGGAACGAGTACGCGTTTGCCCTGTTGCTGACGAGCGGCGATGCGCAGACGATGCCGCCGTTCATTCCGTTCATCATCGGCGAAGGCGGTCAGGACTGGCCCGCCGTCGCGGCCGCCACGACCCTGTTCGTGCTGCCGATCCTGTTTTTCACGGTCGTTCTGCGCAAGCACCTGTTGCGCGGCATCACTTTCGGAGCGGTCCGCAAATGA
- a CDS encoding GntR family transcriptional regulator, translated as MKESAVALPVQLIDCSNEAKLLSERACSTIRHDILSCVIEPAATLTEASLMSRYGIGKATCRVALQRLAQEGFLRAVPRQGYVVRPITLKDVEEVFALRLQLEPLSARLAAGRADIALLRELERACRNDDVSLGINNRIGIFMDANAAFHMAVAEASGNSRLVKTLGGLLNEMARLVALGFGVQKTKPEIRHDHSKMIDALESGNGRRAEQIAYRHVATFRDMTMEKVMASLRDTHAGSPIVPLRGTR; from the coding sequence GTGAAAGAGTCAGCCGTTGCATTACCGGTGCAGTTGATCGATTGCTCGAACGAAGCCAAGCTGCTTAGCGAGCGCGCGTGCTCAACCATCCGGCATGACATCCTGTCCTGCGTCATTGAACCCGCGGCGACACTGACTGAAGCCTCGCTGATGTCGCGTTACGGCATCGGCAAGGCGACGTGCCGGGTTGCACTGCAGCGGCTCGCGCAGGAGGGTTTTCTGCGAGCCGTACCGCGGCAAGGCTACGTGGTGCGGCCGATCACGCTGAAAGACGTCGAGGAAGTATTCGCGCTGCGCCTGCAGCTCGAGCCGCTTTCCGCACGGCTTGCCGCGGGCAGGGCCGACATCGCGCTGCTCAGGGAGCTCGAGCGCGCGTGCCGCAACGACGACGTCTCGCTTGGCATCAACAACCGCATCGGCATCTTTATGGACGCGAACGCAGCCTTTCATATGGCGGTCGCGGAAGCGTCGGGCAATAGCCGGCTCGTGAAAACACTCGGTGGCTTGCTCAACGAAATGGCGCGGCTCGTTGCACTTGGCTTCGGCGTGCAGAAAACGAAGCCTGAAATACGTCACGACCACTCGAAGATGATCGATGCGCTCGAGAGCGGCAATGGCCGCCGCGCCGAACAGATCGCCTACAGGCACGTCGCGACGTTTCGCGACATGACAATGGAGAAAGTGATGGCCAGTCTCAGGGACACCCACGCCGGCTCGCCGATCGTACCGTTGCGAGGCACGCGATGA
- a CDS encoding porin gives MLKSIKGCSAAVFVFSAIAAKPACAEVTLYGILDTFVGYTNASGKGAQTAEQSGGIYASRVGVKGSENLGGGLRATFDLENGILTNTGAASDSTLAFSRSAWVGLASRYGEVRFGRQNSPLLIMHSKFDAFNGGTYGSLLHNASTFSFRYDNMITYWSPNVAGFTFSGGVSLGGQTSPHDALNAYVGAIDYQRGPVYLGVSHAEQNGANGEVLTKTTFAGGSYQFGKLTGFFGFYRGNNLGSNLNTNVEGKYHSVYWLSAGYRATPAWSVTAGIGYVEDSTAQHNNAGEISLGTVYNLSKRTLLYATIARLVNRHGATYALIGNGPFTPNTPARGEGVTGAQVGIVQFF, from the coding sequence ATGCTTAAGTCCATTAAAGGCTGCTCAGCGGCTGTTTTCGTGTTCTCTGCCATCGCGGCCAAACCTGCGTGCGCAGAGGTCACGCTGTACGGAATTCTCGACACCTTCGTCGGTTACACCAACGCAAGCGGCAAGGGCGCGCAGACCGCGGAGCAGAGCGGCGGCATCTACGCAAGCCGTGTCGGGGTAAAAGGCAGCGAAAATCTCGGTGGCGGCTTGCGTGCGACGTTCGATCTCGAGAACGGCATTCTGACGAACACCGGCGCAGCCTCGGATTCGACGCTGGCGTTCAGCCGCAGTGCGTGGGTAGGCCTCGCGAGCCGCTATGGCGAGGTGCGCTTCGGGCGGCAAAACTCCCCGCTGCTGATCATGCACAGCAAGTTCGATGCATTCAACGGCGGTACATACGGCTCCTTGCTGCACAACGCATCGACGTTCTCGTTCCGGTACGACAACATGATCACGTACTGGTCGCCGAACGTTGCGGGATTCACGTTTTCCGGCGGCGTGAGCCTCGGTGGGCAAACATCGCCGCACGACGCGTTGAATGCGTATGTGGGCGCGATCGACTACCAGCGCGGTCCGGTTTATCTCGGCGTGAGTCACGCCGAGCAGAACGGCGCGAACGGCGAAGTGCTCACGAAAACGACTTTCGCCGGCGGCAGTTATCAGTTCGGAAAACTGACGGGTTTCTTCGGCTTTTATCGCGGCAACAACCTCGGCTCGAATCTCAACACGAATGTCGAGGGCAAGTATCACAGCGTGTACTGGCTATCGGCCGGATACCGGGCTACGCCGGCTTGGAGCGTGACGGCGGGCATCGGCTATGTGGAGGACAGCACCGCGCAGCATAACAACGCGGGCGAAATCAGTCTCGGGACGGTCTACAACCTGAGCAAACGCACGCTGCTTTATGCAACGATTGCGCGCCTCGTCAACCGGCATGGTGCGACCTATGCACTGATCGGCAATGGGCCGTTCACACCGAATACGCCGGCTCGCGGTGAGGGCGTAACGGGCGCACAAGTGGGCATCGTGCAGTTTTTCTAA
- the dhaL gene encoding dihydroxyacetone kinase subunit DhaL has product MNGKTVMACIEAAHATLKEHTDEIAALDQQIGDGDHIFNLLRGVDALLAMRADIEAKAFAPALDLAASKLLSTVGGSSGPLFFSLLHGMAQASGNHADALSVDGVARIFAAGVDAVAQRGKAGIGSKTMMDVLIPVASRLAELADSEEPPEAVLDALPQVAEASMLATRDMLATKGRASFLGERSRGHIDPGARSSQLMIGAVCARLAQDRA; this is encoded by the coding sequence ATGAACGGCAAAACCGTCATGGCGTGCATCGAGGCTGCGCATGCCACATTGAAGGAACACACCGACGAAATCGCAGCGCTCGATCAGCAGATTGGCGACGGCGACCATATCTTCAACCTGCTACGCGGCGTCGATGCGCTGCTCGCGATGCGCGCCGATATCGAGGCCAAAGCATTTGCGCCCGCGCTGGATCTTGCCGCGTCGAAATTGCTGTCGACCGTGGGCGGATCGTCGGGGCCACTGTTTTTCTCGCTCCTGCACGGAATGGCGCAAGCGTCGGGTAACCACGCGGACGCGTTGAGCGTAGACGGCGTTGCGCGCATCTTTGCCGCGGGCGTGGACGCCGTCGCGCAGCGCGGCAAGGCGGGCATTGGCAGCAAGACAATGATGGATGTGCTGATTCCCGTCGCGTCGCGTCTGGCGGAACTGGCTGACAGCGAGGAGCCGCCGGAAGCCGTACTCGACGCGTTGCCGCAGGTCGCTGAAGCGAGCATGCTCGCGACGCGCGACATGCTCGCGACCAAGGGGCGCGCATCGTTTCTCGGCGAACGTTCGCGCGGTCACATCGATCCGGGGGCGCGCTCGTCGCAATTGATGATCGGCGCCGTTTGCGCGCGGCTCGCACAGGACAGAGCGTGA
- a CDS encoding ABC transporter ATP-binding protein, giving the protein MSTIVLSNLHKRFGDFTAVRNTNLTVNTGRFVVLLGPSGCGKTTTLRMIAGLELPTSGRIHIDGEDVTALRARQRDIAFVFQMFALYPHMSVRNNIAFPLKNEGVSRREIAARVESAARMLRIETMLDRKTGGLSGGDRQRVALGRAIVRHPKAFLMDEPLGTLDADFRELMCLELRKLHNALHATTVYVTHDQSEAMAMADDVVVMNQGEVLQSASPHEIYHFPATVFVGNFIGSPPMNFLPVDGGVEAGAEQVSLHGAPVPVPRIEAAAAKALLGIRPEHVLIDERGALRGRVIADEYLGSHQILVVDTPLGVVRVRVGKDEGRAAGSQVGLSFRIERTLLYDAGSGKLLPGAARLMAVNGNGNGNGKGGAYV; this is encoded by the coding sequence ATGTCGACGATCGTTCTTTCGAATCTGCACAAGCGCTTCGGCGATTTTACGGCCGTGCGCAATACGAACCTGACGGTGAACACGGGACGCTTCGTCGTGCTGCTCGGACCGTCCGGCTGCGGCAAGACGACCACCTTGCGCATGATCGCCGGGCTCGAACTGCCGACGTCGGGACGCATCCATATCGACGGCGAAGACGTCACGGCGCTGCGCGCGCGGCAGCGCGATATCGCATTCGTGTTCCAGATGTTCGCGCTCTATCCGCATATGAGCGTGCGCAACAACATCGCTTTTCCGCTGAAAAACGAGGGCGTTTCGCGTCGGGAGATTGCCGCGCGCGTCGAATCGGCCGCTCGCATGCTGCGCATCGAAACGATGCTCGACCGCAAAACGGGCGGGCTCTCGGGCGGCGACCGCCAACGCGTCGCGTTGGGACGAGCGATCGTTCGGCATCCGAAGGCGTTTCTGATGGACGAGCCGCTCGGCACGCTCGATGCCGATTTCCGCGAACTGATGTGCCTTGAGCTGCGCAAACTGCATAACGCGTTGCATGCGACGACCGTCTACGTGACACACGATCAAAGCGAAGCGATGGCGATGGCCGATGATGTCGTGGTGATGAATCAGGGCGAAGTGTTGCAGTCGGCGTCGCCGCACGAGATCTATCACTTTCCGGCCACCGTTTTCGTCGGCAACTTCATCGGTAGCCCGCCGATGAATTTTCTCCCCGTCGACGGCGGCGTCGAAGCGGGCGCGGAACAGGTGTCGCTGCACGGTGCGCCGGTGCCGGTGCCGCGCATCGAAGCGGCTGCTGCAAAGGCGCTGTTGGGCATCCGGCCCGAGCATGTCCTGATCGACGAGCGCGGTGCCTTGCGGGGCCGCGTGATTGCCGACGAGTATCTGGGCTCGCATCAGATCCTCGTTGTCGATACGCCGCTTGGTGTGGTGCGCGTCAGGGTCGGCAAGGACGAAGGACGCGCGGCCGGGTCCCAGGTCGGACTGTCGTTTCGCATCGAACGCACGCTGCTGTACGACGCCGGGAGCGGCAAGCTGCTGCCGGGCGCGGCGCGCCTGATGGCGGTGAATGGCAACGGTAATGGCAACGGCAAAGGGGGCGCCTATGTCTGA